In Mycolicibacterium nivoides, the DNA window CCGACCACGCCGACGCCCAGTCGGCGATGGTGGTGACCGTCGACCGCGGCCGCTGGGGCTGTGCGCTCGACCGCGACCCGCATCACCGCGTGGTCGCGATGCGGGCCCGCGAGCTGGGCCGCACCCCGATCGTGGTCGGCGACGACGTCGACATCGTCGGCGACCTGTCCGGGCGGCCCGATACCCTGGCCCGCATCGTGCGCCGGGGCGAGCGCCGAACCGTGTTGCGCCGCACCGCCGATGACACCGATCCCACCGAACGCGTCGTGGTCGCCAACGCCGATCAGCTGTTGATCGTGGTGGCGCTGGCCGACCCACCCCCGCGCACCGGATTCGTCGAGCGCACCTTGATCGCTGCCTACGCCGGTGGACTGAAACCCATTCTGTGCCTGACGAAGTCGGACCTGGCCGCCCCCGAGCCGTTCGCCGCGCAGTTCGAGGATCTGGACCTGACCATCGTCACCGCCGGCCGGGAAGATCCCCTGGAGGCAGTCGCTCCGCTGCTGAGCGATCAGGTCACCGTGCTCCTCGGCCATTCCGGGGTTGGCAAGTCCACCCTGGTGAATCGTCTTGTCCCAGAAGCAGACCGGGCAACGGGCGAGGTTTCCGGAGTGGGCAAGGGCAAGCACACCTCCACCCAGTCGGTGGCGCTGCCGCTGGACGGATCCGGCTGGGTGATCGATACCCCCGGGATCCGCTCGTTCGGCCTGGCCCACATCCAACCGGACGACGTGATCATGGCGTTCTCGGATCTGGCGGAGACCATCGAAGACTGTCCGCGCGGCTGCGGCCACATGGGGCCGCCCGCCGACCCGGAGTGCGCCCTGGATACGTTGTCCGGCCCGGCGGCCGGCCGCGTCGGCGCGGCTCGCCGCCTGTTGGCGGTCCTGCACGAAAGCTGACCGCCTACCCGCGTACCGCTGGGCGGCACATCGCGTCGTTCGGCGACCGCGCGGCGCTATGGTCGCTGATTGTGGCTACTTATGTTCTCACCGGCAGCGCCTCGGGACTCGGCGCTGCGACCAAGAAGCGGCTGGAGTCCGACGGACATCGGGTGATCGGCGTCGACCTGCGCGATGCCGACGTGAACGTGGACCTGAGCACACCGGACGGGCGCGCCGAGGCGATCGCGAAGGTCACCGAGCTGGCTGACGGCGGTATCGACGGTTTCGTCCCGTTCGCCGGACTGGCCGCCGCGACCGGCCGTCCGGCGCATCTGCTGATCGCCGTCAACTACTTCGCCGCGATCGAGCTGCTGGAAGGCCTGCGCCCGCTTCTGGCCAACCGCGAGAACGCGTCGGTCGTGCTGATCAGCTCGAATTCGACCACCACTCAGCCCAATTGGCCGGCCGAGCTGGCGGACGCGTGCCTGGCCGGCGACGAGGTGGGCGCCAACACCGTCGCCTCCACCTACGGCGACTTCGCGGCACTGCAGGCCTACCCGGCGACGAAGGCCGCGCTGGCGTACTACGCCCGCACCAAGTCCGCGGAGTACATCGCCGAGGGCATCCGGCTCAACGCGATCGCACCGGGGCTCATCGACACTCCGATGACCCAGGAGGGCCGCAAGGACCCGTTGACCGGCGCGGGGATGGAGCAATTCCTCAAGACCATTCCCGCCGGGCGCGGCGGGCGGCCCGAAGAGGTGGCCGCACTGGTGGCATTCCTGCTGGGCCCCGAGGCGAGCTACTTCGTGGGGTCGGTCATCTTCGTCGACGGCGGGATCGACGCAGCGGTCCGCGGCAGGGACTGGCCGAAGGTCTGGGAGCTGAACATGTGACGCGCAGCGTCAGTGCTTGGCCTTGGCCTGATCGGCCTCTGCCTGCTGTTGCTCTTCCTCGGCCTGCTGCTTGGCCGCTGCGATGGCGGCGCGTCCCTCTGGGCTGGCCGCCGAATTACCCGGCGTCTTGGCCGAGGCCACGCCTGCGCTGCAGTTGAGGTTGAGCAGCACGGTGTCGGTGACCGGCGAGAAGTTGTCGCCCTTGAGCCACGGCGCCTTCTCGGAGCTGGTGACGACGCAGTCGTCGTCGGCCTCCGAGTCGCCGGAGCGGGTCGCCACGACACCCTTCATCCCGGCGTCAGCCAATGCCGATTGCGCATCCGAGTACTTCTGCCCGGCGTAGTCGTCAGCCGCCGCGACACCGGTGGCCAACGCCCCGACCGGGACGGCGGAAGCGCCGAGCACCATGGCCGCCGCGAGCAGCTTCCTCATAACAACCTCCGATTCGCCTGTCCCCGCCCTGTGAGCCAGAAGGTTATTGGCGGCGTCTGCGAGGACCCTGGGAGTACGGCGGGTGGTTGCTTGGAATTTGGGCGATCGGGCCATGAACGAATGTGGGCTTGTGTTCTCAGATCTCGGCAGATCCTCGGACACAAGCCCACATTCGTTCGATAACCCAGTTGAAACTACTTGCGGCGCCAGCCTCGCACCGTCTCGATGGCCGTCTTCAGGCCACGACGACGCCCGGTCGCGGGATCGGTGACCCCGTACCCTTCGAGCTCGGTGAACATCCGCTCGCTGCGGGTCTCGGGTGCGTTGTCGGCCGTGTCCTTCAGGAACTTGTCAGGCAGCGACAACTTGGCGATGGTGCGCCACGTCTTGCCGTACTGCACCAGGAACGGTCCCGTGGTGTAGGGCAGGTCGTACTTGGCGCACAGCGCCCGCACCCGGACCGCGATCTCGGCGTACCGATTGCTCGGCAGATCCGGGAACAGGTGATGCTCGATCTGGTAGCTCAGGTTGCCGCTCATGAAGGCCAGCGCCGGACCCGAGTTGAAGTTGGCACTGCCCAGCATCTGCCGCAGGTACCACTGGCCGCGGCTCTCACCGACCATGTCGGTCTTGGTGAATTTCTCTGCGCCATCAGGGAAATGGCCGCAGAAGATCACCGCGTTGGCCCACACGTTGCGGATCACGTTGGCGACCGCATTGGCCTTCAAGGTGGACTTGAAGGTCGCTCCCGGCGACAGCGCCGTCAGCGCCGGCCACACCACGTAGTCCTTGGCCAGCTGATGCCCGGCCTTGACGCCGAACTCGCGCACGCGGACGAGCGTGGCGTTGCGGTCGTCGCGGCCCTTGAAGATCTTGCCGAGCTCCAGGTGCTGCAGCCCCACGCCCCACTCGAAACCGATCGCGAGGAGGGTGTTGAACAGCAGGTTGCCGTAGAGGTTGAACGGCTTCCACCTGGCATCCCGGGTGACGCGGATGACGCCGTAGCCCACGTCGTCGTCCATGCCGAGGATGTTCGTGTACTTGTGGTGCATGAAGTTGTGGGTGAACCGCCAGTGCTTGGACGCCCCGCTCATATCCCACTCCCACGACGAGGAGTGAATCTCGGGATCGTTCATCCAGTCCCACTGGCCGTGCATGACGTTGTGGCCGATCTCCATGTTCTCGATGATCTTGGCCACGCCCAGGGTTACGGTGCCCGCCCACCACGCGGAGCGCTTGGAGCTCGCCGCGAGCATGACGCGGCCGGCTACGTCGAGCGCACGCTGCGCCGCGATGGTGCGGCGGATGTAGCGCGCGTCGCGCTCACCGCGGGAGTCTTCGATGTCCTGCCGGATCGCGTCGAGCTCGATGCCCAGGTTCTCGATATCGGCATCGGTGAGATGCGCGAATGCGGGAACGTCGGTAACTGCCATCGTCAGCCTCCTCTCGATTACCTACGGTAGCGTAACCTACGATCCCGTAGGTTACCAGCCAGTAAAGTTTATACGTCCAGAACACAGTCGCCGGAAGCGGCCGAAACACACGTCTGGATCCGGGTGCCCGGGTCGTGCTCGACGCCGGTGCGCAGATCGCGCACGTGCCCGTCGACCAGGCCCACCACACACGACTGACAGATCCCCATCCGGCAGCCGAACGGCATCCGGATCCCGACCTGCTCCCCCGCGTCCATCAACGGCGTCGCGCCGTCGACCGTGACCTCCTTGCCGCTGCGCTCGAATGTCACCGTGCCCCCGGCGCCGTGCGGGGCAGCCCGCGACACCGCGAACCGTTCCAGGTGCAGGCTGTCGGCGATACCCGCGCCCGCCCACACCCGTTCGGCGTCATCGAGCATGCCTTCCGGCCCGCATGCCCAGGCTTGACGCTCACGCCAATCCGGGACTACGTCGCCGATGTGCGCCAGATCCAGCCTGCCTTCGGTCCGGGTGCTGCGCAACAGCAGCCGGTAGCCGGGATGCTCGTCGTGCAGCGCGGCCAGCTCCTGGCCGAACATCACGTCGGATTCCGTTGGCGCGGAATGCACATGCACGATGTCGGTGATCTGGTCGCGGCGCACCAGGGTACGCAGCATCGACATCACCGGAGTTATCCCCGAACCGGCCGTCACGAACAACACCGTCGCGGGCGCCGGATCGGGCATGACGAAGTTGCCCTGTGGGGCCGCCAACCGCACCACGGTCCCCGGCCGCAGACCATCGACCAGATGCGTCGACAAGAACCCCTCGGGCATCGCCTTGACCGTGATCGCGATGGTGCGCGCACCAGCCGCAGAGGCCTTCTCCGGTGTCGAGGTGAGCGAATACGACCGCCAGCGCCAGCGCCCGTCGATCAGCACCCCGATGCCGACGTACTGGCCGGGTTCGTAGTCGAACGAGAATCCCCAGCCCGGTTTGATCACCAGCGTCGCCGAGTCAGCCGTTTCCCGCCGAACCTCCACCACCCGGCCGCGCAACTCCCGCGCCGACCACAACGGGTTGGCCAGTTTGAGGTAGTCATCGGGCAGCAGCGGGGTGGTCACCTGGCCGACGATTCGGCGGACAACATTCCACGCGGGACGCCGTTCGGCGCCGGCGACGGCGGGACGGAGCGTGTCGGCCACATTGGCCGAGACCTTGATATCGTTCTTGGCCATGAACCTACGGTACCGTAGGTTACTGCCACGTAGCTAGTCGCACGACGGCTGTCGCAGGTCAGGAAGCCAAAGTGTTCTTGAAAGTTTTCCCGTCCTTCATGATCACTTTGAAGTTTCGTTCCGGATCGGCGACCAGGTCCAGCCGTGCCAACGGGTCGCCGTCGACCAGCAGCAGATCCGCGAGCGCACCCTCCTGAACCACACCCAGCTTGCCGGCGTACGGGTTGCGCTTGCCCGACATCGCCAGCAGTTCGGCATTGGTTCCGGTGGCCATCGTCAACGTCTCGGCGGGCGAGAACCACCTGCCGAGCCCCGCCAGCAGCGCCCCCTGTTTCGGTGCCAGCTGCGGCGAGAACAGGATGTCCGTGCCGAAGGCCGTCTTGAGCTTGTACTTGCGGGCCAACTGGTAGACGTTGTTGACGCCGTCGACGATCTCCTTGGCCTTGGCGGCCTCGTCGGAGCCCGGCGGGAACGCACCGATCATCTCGGCCGGGATCGGCTGCGTGCTCAGCCAGATGTTCTTGTCCGCCATCTGCTTTGCCGTCGCCTCGTCCATCAGATGAGCGTGCTCGATACACGTGACGCCGGCGCGGATCGCCTGCTGGATCGTCTGCGGGGTGTAGGCATGCACCGTCACATACGTGCCCCAGTTGCCCGCGGCTTCGGTGGCCGCCCGCAATTCGGACTCGGTGAAGGTGGTGACGTCGAGCGGGCTGTGCGGGGAGGACACCCCGCCCCCTGCGGTCAGCTTGATCTGCGACGCGCCCTGGAACAACTGCTCGCGGGCGCGCACCCGCACCTCGTCGGGGCTGTCGGCGACCATGGCGGCGCCGAGCTCCTCCTGGCGCGACGGCGGGCCACCCGGATTGCGCGGAAGGTCCGCGGGCGTACGGAAGTCACCGTGGCCGCTGGTCACCGTGATGATCGCGCCGGACGGGTAGATGCGCGGTCCGTCGATGACGCCTTCGTCGATGGCCTGCTTGAGACCGAAGCTCGGGCCGCCGAGATCGCGCACCGTGGTGAACCCGCGCATCAGGGTGTCGTTGGCCTCGGCGCCGGCCAGCAGGTTGAGGTACCCCGGATCCAAGGTCGTCAACTGTGTCACCGGCGGCCTCACCAGCATCGTGTGCCAGTGGTTGTCGATCAGGCCCGGCATCAACGTCCGGCCGCCGCCGTCGATCACCGTCGCCCCCGGCTCGTCCGGCAACGCCTCGGTGGAGATCCGCTCGATCCGGTTGCCCTTGACCCGCACGTTCGACGGTGCCGACAGCCGATCACTGTGGCCGTCAAAGATTTTGACGTTGCGGAAGTCCGTGGTGGCCACCCCGTCGGCAGGAGGTGCCGGAGGCGGCGGGGCCTGCGCGGAGTCCGCGGGGCGGCCCGGCTCTGAAGATCCGGCCGATGAGGTGTCTCCGTCACCGGCCGAACACGACACACTGGCCAGGATCACAGCCAACGACGCCAACAGCCCGAATGCGCGCATCAAGATCCTTGTCTGGTCGGTCAGAGCAGTTCGAGCAGGAACGGCAATTCTTGCGGCGCATACCACGCGAGGTCGTGATCCTGGGCGTCGCCCACCGTGAGTTCGGCGTCCTCGTCCCCCAGATCCGCGTCGTCGATGGCGTCGACAGCGGCCAGCACCGCCGGCTCCGCGTCTGCGTTGTCGACGTACACCGCGACGACCGTGTCGATCGGCAACGGCCCCGACAACCGCACTACGGCGTCGTCGAGGTCGGGCCGCACGGTGACTTCGACATCGGCCCCCGTATCGGCCACCACCACGGCACGGCGCGGCGGCAGGCCGGAACCCGGCTGCAGATCCGTACCCCCGAGCAAGCGCAGCGAGGCCAGTGCGGCCTCACGCAACGCCACCTCGGCGAGTTCGTCGTCGTCGCCCTCGGCGTAGGCCTCCCGCAGCGTCGGGGTGACCGCGAAGGCGGTCCCGTTCACGACGAGCAGGTGGCGGTCGGCGACAAGCTGTTGCAGGGCGACCAGAGTCGTCGGGATGTAGACGCGCACACCGCGAGATTAATCGGCTTCGGCGTCCTTTTCGGCGTCGGCCTGTTTCTCGTCGGCTTGCGGGTCCTTCTCCACCGAGATCACGAAGTCGTCGCCGTGCTGGATGACACCGCTGACCACGGCACTGCTCACCGCCTCCACCGCGTACTGCCGACGAACCACCAACGGATCCTGCCGGAGGTCGCGGACCAGTGCCACCGCGAGACCGATCATCACCAGCACGAACGGCACCGCGACGATGATGGTGATCGACTGCAGACCATTGAGGGCGTCGGCACCACCGACCAGCAGCATCACCGCCGCGACCGCACCGGTGGCGACACCCCAGAAGATCACCGTCGGGCGGGTCGGCTTGATGGTGCCGCGCTCGGACAGCGAACCCATCACGATCGACGCGGCGTCGGCGCCCGACACGAAGAAGATGGCCACCAGCACCATCACCACGACGCTGGTGACGGTTGCGATCGGATACTCACCGAGCAGGCTGAACAGCTGTCGCTCCTGGCTGCCCATTCCGGCCAGGTCCACACCGTTCTGCTGCTCGAAGATGGCCGCACCGCCGAACACACAGAACCAGACCAGCGACACCACGCTGGGCACCAGCAGCACCCCGGTCACGAATTGCCGGATGGTGCGGCCCCGCGAGATCCGGGCGATGAACATACCGACGAACGGGGTCCAGGAGATCCACCACGCCCAGTAGAAGATGGTCCAGTCCTGGAGCCAGGCGCTGACCTCGGGACCTTCCGCGCCGGTCCGGGCCGCCATCTGCGGGAGGTCTCCCACGTAACTGCCGATCGCCGTCGGGATCATGTTCAGCATGAACATCGTCGGACCGACCAGGAAGATGAACAAGGCCATCGCCACCGCCAGCACCATGTTGGTGTTGGACAGCCACTGAATCCCGCGTGCGACGCCTGACACCGCCGACAGGACGAACGCGATGGTCAGGACCGTGATGATGATGATCAAGATGGCATTGCCGGTTTCACCGATCCCGGCGACGATGTGCAGCCCGCTGCGGATCTGCAGCGCGCCGAGCCCCAGGGACGCGGCCGACCCGAACAGCGTGGCGAAGATCGCCAGCATGTCGATCACCTTGCCCCACGGCCCGTTGGCACGTTTGCCCAGCAGAGGCTCGAACGCCGCACTGACCAACTGCAACCTGCCCTTGCGGTACACGCCGTAGGCGATGGTCAGGCCGACGACCGCGTAGATCGCCCACGGATGCAGGGTCCAGTGGAACATCGTGGTCGCCATCGCGGTCTGCGCGGCCTCGGGATTGCCGGGTTCGCCGGTGCCCGGTGGCGGGGATGCGTAATGCGACAGCGGCTCGGAGACCCCGAAGAACATCAGACCGATGCCCATGCCGGCGCTGAACATCATCGCCACCCAGGACACCGTGCGGAACTCCGGTTCATCGTCGTCACGACCCAACGGGATGTTGCCGTAACGGCTCATGGCCAGCCAGATCACAAAGACCACGAACCCGGACGCTGTCAGGACGAACAGCCAACCGACATCGGCCATCACCCAACTGAGCGCGTTCGACGACGCCGTGGCGAGCGAATCCGTGCTGACGAATCCCCAGACCAGGAATGCGAGCGCGATGGCGGCGGTGACTCCGAAGACCACCCAGTCAACACCGGCTCGGCGGGTATAGGCCTTCTGCTCCACCGGAATGTCGAGCGCCGGATGGTGCGGCACCACATCGGTGACGCGCGACTTGAGCGCGCCCTGCGTTTTCTTTACTGCGGTTTCGTCGGCTTCTTGCGTGTTCTTGTCAGATCTACTTTTTCGTATCTCAGCTGGCATGATCAATTCATCAGACCGCGAATTGCAGCTCAGGTCAAACACGTCACGCGTTTTGCCAGGTCTACTTGGCGGCCTCGAGCAACTCATCCAGAGATTCACGGAACAGGCTCGGCAGGACGTCGACGTCGCTCATCGCGTCCCGGTCGGCGTTGATCCCGAAATACAACATGCCGTCGTATGACGTGACCCCGATGGCCAGAACCTGGTTCTGCAGCAACGGCGGCACCGCGTAGGTCTCCAGCAACTTGGTGCCCGCGATGTACATCTGTTTCTGGGCCCCGGGCACGTTGGTGATCAACAGATTGAACAGCCGGGCCGAAAACCCTGTCGCCACGCGAATACCCATGGCGTGCAACGTCGGCGGCGCGAACCCGGACAGCGTCACGATGGTGCGCGCGTCGACCAGGCTGGCCGCGGTGGAGTGCGATTCGGTGGCATGGGCGATCTGCGACAGCCGCACCACCGGGTTACCCTCTCCGACCGGGAGATCGACCAGGAACGGCGAAACCTCGCTGATGGCCTGCCCCGGGCCCGAAGAGTCCAGTTCGGCGTCCGGATACACCGACATCGGCGCCATCGCCCGCACAGTGGTGGTCGGGGTCACCGGCTCCCCACGCGACAGCAACCAGTTGCGCAGAGCGCCGGCCACCACGGCCAGCACGACGTCGTTGATGTCGCAGTTGTAGCGGGCCCGCACCAGCCGGTAGTCGTCCAGCCGGTGCTGGTCCACCGAGAACCTGCGGTTGCGCGAGACGGTCGTGTTCAGTGGGCTGCTCGGTGCCGTGCCACGCGCCACCGTGCGCGCCACATCGGCGACCCGCCGGCCCACCGCGGCCAGTTCGGTGGCGCTGGTGGCCACCTCGGTCACCGTGTCCCGCAGTGCGGTCAGCTGGCTGGTCGGCCGGGTGATCCACTCCCCGATCGCGCCGAGCATCAACTGGCGGTCGCTGGGTTCGCGGGCCGGAATCCAGATGTCCTCGCCGAACTCCGGCGGCTTCTGCGCGCGGTCGACGATCACATGCCCGATCTCGAGTGCGGTCATGCCGTTGACCAGAGCCTGGTGGGTCTTGGTGTAGATCGCGAGGCGATTCTTGGTCAGCCCTTCGACCAGGTACATCTCCCACAGCGGCCGGGTCCGGTCCAACGGCCGCGAGCCGAGCCGGGCGATCAGGTCGTGCAGCTGCGCATCGCTGCCCGGAGACGGCAGCGCCGAGCGCCGGATGTGGTACGTGATGTCGAAATCCCGGTCGTCGACCCACACCGGCCGGGCCAAGCCCAGCGTCACCTCACGCACCTTCTGCCGGTAACGCGGAATCTGGGGTAAACGGCGCTCGACGGTCTCCAGCAGGGTCTCGTAGCTCAAGCCGGCACGCGGCTTCCGCAGGATCGACAAAGACCCGACGTACATCGGCGTCGCGGTGTTCTCCAAGTGGTAGAACGCTGCGTCGGACGCCGACAGTCTGTTCACCATGCGGCGCCAACCTCCCCTTCTCGCCCCCCTGAACCCCGTCACGTTAACCGGCGATTCGGCCACCGCGCATCACGGGTGCTGCCGCGCGTCAATTTCGCGCCGGCGTTCATGTCGGAGGTCCCGGGCGTTCATGCCGAAATCGCCGAGAGCTCCCATCGCCCATCGCCCTCCAGGCTCAGCCGGGACCGATGATGACGGTCGATCGTGGACCGGTGTCCCACGCTGACCACCACACACCCGGGTAACCGCTCACGCATCAACTCATACATGGCGTCCTCAAGTCCCTCGTCCAACGCGGACGTCGACTCGTCGAGGAACACCACCCGCGGGCGCACCAACAGCACCCGCGCGATCGAGACCCGCTGTTGTTCGCCCAGCGACAGCACCGATGCCCAGTCGGCCTCCTCCTCCAGCCGTTCCGTCAGATGTCCGAGGGCCACCGCGCGCAACGTGTCCCGGAGTTCGCTGTCGCTCACGTCGGCTATCGGAAGCGGGTACACCACGGCGGCTCGCAGATCGCCGAGCGGCAGGTACGGCAGCTGGGGCAGGAACAGCGTCGCCCATCCGGGCGGATACTCGACCAGTCCGGATGTCCGCGGCCACAACTCGGCAAGGCTTCGCAGCAGGGTGGTCTTGCCGCATCCCGACGGACCCTTCACCACCACACTGTCCCCCGGGTTCAGCATCATCGTGAGGTCGGTGATCAGCGGGCGCCCCCGCAGGTCACCGACCCGCACATCGGTCAGCCCGAGCGAATCTCGCGTGGTGCCCACCGAGATGCGGGGTAGCTCCCTGGCCCGGTGATCGCTGTCGAGCATCTGGTCGACGCGCATCAGGGCGGCCCGGTACACCGTGAACTCGTCATAGCTGTCACGGAAGAACGCCATTGCGGCACAGACATTTCCGAAGGCCGCGACGGTCTGCAGCAGTCCGCCGAGAGTGATCTGGCCGCTGAAGAACCGGGGGGCCTGCACGATGTAGGGGATCATGCCGGTCGTCACGTCACCGACGCCGCGGTTCCAGCCGTTGAGCCGGAGCTGAGCGAACACGATGCGCCACATATTGGCGATCACCTCGGCGAACCGGGAGTGCAGCAGTTGCCGTTCCCGCTCGGAGCCCCGGTAGAAGGCCACTCGTTCGGCGCTGTCCCGCAGCCGCACCAGCGCATACCGGAAACTGGCGCTGAACCGTTCGTTGAGGAAGTTCAGCCGCACCAGCGGGCGGCCGATCCAGAATGCGATGACGGTCACCGTGATCGAGAAGATGAACGCCACGAACACCATGGCCCGCGGAATCACCCAGCCGCCCAACTGCAATGGCCCCGATAGTTGCCACAGCACGCCGGTGAACATCACGATCAGCAGTGACTTGCTCACCGCCCCGATGCTCAGGTCGACCGACTTGGTGGTGAAAGTCTCGACGTCGGTCTGGATGCGCTGATCGG includes these proteins:
- a CDS encoding ABC transporter ATP-binding protein/permease; translated protein: MVQPSIDWPAEPLRSLMWTLQAWVITLVVFLAVAVLIARFTRWGRQFWRVNAPFFSGRGSWRTWALLAFMLWHTVYSARVVVIFTYQYADLMNAVQAGSEALATHDPAKLDAARSAFMTSFAISGILVALTVIYTVVDLFLRRVFSIRWRVWLNTRLVDDWMAGDAFYRNRFLDPPVENPDQRIQTDVETFTTKSVDLSIGAVSKSLLIVMFTGVLWQLSGPLQLGGWVIPRAMVFVAFIFSITVTVIAFWIGRPLVRLNFLNERFSASFRYALVRLRDSAERVAFYRGSERERQLLHSRFAEVIANMWRIVFAQLRLNGWNRGVGDVTTGMIPYIVQAPRFFSGQITLGGLLQTVAAFGNVCAAMAFFRDSYDEFTVYRAALMRVDQMLDSDHRARELPRISVGTTRDSLGLTDVRVGDLRGRPLITDLTMMLNPGDSVVVKGPSGCGKTTLLRSLAELWPRTSGLVEYPPGWATLFLPQLPYLPLGDLRAAVVYPLPIADVSDSELRDTLRAVALGHLTERLEEEADWASVLSLGEQQRVSIARVLLVRPRVVFLDESTSALDEGLEDAMYELMRERLPGCVVVSVGHRSTIDRHHRSRLSLEGDGRWELSAISA